From the Brassica napus cultivar Da-Ae chromosome A8, Da-Ae, whole genome shotgun sequence genome, one window contains:
- the LOC106364521 gene encoding calcium-binding protein CML42, with translation MASNGEKNKKVTSKSPSFSLRSPSLNALRLQRIFDLFDHNGDGFITLEELSQALSRLGLNANLSDLKSTVESYIQPGNTGLNFEDFSSLHKTLDDCFFAGDDDLSSPAAADESDLAEAFKVFDENGDGFICARELQAVLKKLGLPEGGEMERVERMIISVDRNKDGRVDFFEFKNMMRTVKQIS, from the coding sequence ATGGCGAGCAACGGCGAGAAGAACAAGAAAGTTACGAGTAAATCACCATCCTTCAGCCTACGAAGCCCAAGCTTGAACGCTCTTCGTCTCCAACGCATCTTCGACCTATTCGATCACAACGGCGACGGTTTCATCACCCTCGAGGAGCTAAGCCAAGCTCTCTCTCGTCTCGGCCTCAACGCTAATCTCTCCGACCTCAAATCCACCGTCGAGTCCTACATCCAGCCTGGAAACACCGGTCTCAACTTCGAAGACTTCTCCTCCCTCCACAAGACGCTTGACGATTGTTTCTTCGCCGGAGACGATGATCTTTCCTCGCCCGCCGCAGCCGATGAATCTGATCTCGCGGAGGCGTTTAAGGTGTTTGATGAGAATGGTGATGGATTCATCTGCGCTAGGGAGTTGCAGGCGGTTTTGAAGAAGCTAGGGTTGCCTGAAGGtggagagatggagagagtggAGAGGATGATCATTTCCGTTGACCGGAACAAGGATGGTCGCGTTGACTtttttgaattcaagaacatGATGCGCACCGTGAAACAAATTTCATGA